AGTTTTCCATTTTGTCCCGCCAAAACAACAGGCATCGTACTTGTTTACAACCTGTACTTGTTTTCTATTATCTCCATAAGCCCCAAGTACGTACAACTCAAGATAATTTGCTGTTTGTAAAAGATCCGGAATGCTTTGTTCCCAATCTCCACTATCCTTATCCGAATTGGATCGTAAATACATGGGATAACTTCCTGCAACCGGAAAGCTTATTTTTATTCTCGAATCAATCGCCGCTGCTATAGTTGTAGTCCAGGCACCCCCCGAAATGCCTGTCATTATTACATTGTCGTAGTTGTATCTGTTTTCCAGATTATTTATTGTTGTAATTACCGGTTCGATAAAATATTTAACGGAGTGACCATTCTCCGGTTCTAAAAATTTGAAATGTTCGTGTTGTGTTAAATGAATTTTACCAAGTTTAGGAATAGTTACATAAGGTTTGTTGTTCATGCCAATTAAAGGCATAGCGAATGCTACAACAGAATATCCGTTATCAAGAAATTCCTTAATTACAGATTTACCATTAATAAAATCTCCTCTGTGGCCCTGATGATACAAAACAACTTTATTCTTTTTACTCTTCGGATTAAAATGGTAGATAACTGATTCTAATTCATAATCCATTTTAACAGTTATTTTATTTATGACCTTTAATGATTTGATATCGTTATATTCCGGATCGCTATAATCCTCTTCAACTTTGTATGGCAATTTGTCTAATGGTAATTCATTATTTCCAAAAACTAACTTTATTAGATTGTTTCTGAGTTGAAGAGCGTCATTCTCACTTTGAATTGATATTAGTTTATTCACATCGGTTTCTAAATACACCGGTGGAATTTCAGGTTTCACTTCATACTTTTCTAAACCAAAAATGACACTGCATGTACCAACATTCTCAAAAAACTCAATTTTAATGTCGTATAGTTTATCCTTATTTAGCCGAACTACTTTTCCTTTATAGCTCCCTGCTTCGTGACTGCTCCACGCATCAATAACCAGCTTATTATTAAGAAACAGCCTGAATCCGTTATCTGATTTCATGCCAATCTCATATTCGCCACTGTCCGGAGATTTTAACTGTCCGCTCCATCGCGCTGAGAACCTGTCTTTATTGACACCGTTTGCAGGAGAGCCATATTCCCAGTTAAAGTTTATCTGTTTGTCAACCTTTATAAGAACCGGTTTACCCTCAAGGTTTTTATTGTTAAAGTATTCTCCGGTTAAACCGTCTTTGCCCGAACTATAGAAAATGTTTTGATAATCGGGATTTTCATTCTTGATCTTACCTGTAATATCAATATCGCTTATAAAGTTTTCTTCATTAACATTGTTAGTTTTAATATCAGGCATCTTGGTTGAGGAAGCACTAATGTTTTTGCAGTTTGTAAAAGATATAGCATCTCCATGTTGGGGAGTAATTTTCACCTTATTAAATTCTATCCAGTTTACCCAAGTAAATTTCATCCCTGTTTCAGCTTTAATTTTAATATTCTCAAGTGTAATATTCTCGACCGGACTTAATTTGGTTCCCATCATATTTAAAGCTATATCTGCACTATTGCATGTGATGTTTTTAAACTTTATATCGCGAAATACGGGATAGGCAATACCTTTTTCTGATGCCATATAAGCACCATAGTTAGTGTTAATAATAATTGCTTCACCATTAATGTTTTCCATTTCTATATTCTCGTACCAGATATTTTCAACCACTCCGCCACGGGATGAATTAGATTTTAGACGAATAACTTTGTCGGTTCCAATAAACTTGCAGTCATGTGCATAAATGTTTCGTACATCACCTGACATATCACTGCCAATTACAATACCTCCATGTGCTTTAAGTCCTTCAATTTTGCGGATTACAACATTTTCAGTCGGAAGTCCTAAGCGCCAACCATCCTCGTTTATCCCTGACTTAAGCGCAACACAATCATCTCCTGAATTTATTCGACAATATTCAACCAGCGCATTTTTTGTTGAATTTATATTGATACCATCAGTGTTCTTCCCTCCATAGGTATCTATTTTCAAGCCTCTGACAATTACATTTTCGCAATATGTTATGTCGAATGTCCAAAAAGGACCAGGTTGGGCAATTGTGAATCCTTCAAAGAGTACGTTTTTACAATTAACCGGATTAATAAACTGTGGCCTGAGCCCAGCTGTTGGTGTTCCGTATCTTCGTTTTTCGGTTGGAACATCTTTTAAAACTTGATTTTCGTAAACAAATTTGGCAGTGTATTCGCCTCTTTTTTTCCAGTGCCACCAACTTTCTCCATGACCAAATAATTTGCCCGGGCCTGTAATCGCTATATTTTCACATCCATTAGCATATATCAATGCGGCATAATTATAAACTTCCAAACCTGCCCAGCGTGTTAATACAACAGGTAAGTAATCATTCGGATTTTCACTGAAATGTAATTCTGCGCCCTCTTTAAGGTGTAGGTTAAC
This genomic window from Bacteroidota bacterium contains:
- a CDS encoding glycosyl hydrolase family 28 protein — protein: IVFSGLDSGISAQIHESRNKAVEWPAEIEPITAPFNMPQLKKPVFPDKTFNIVDYGAINDGKTKNTVAIKNALNACYNAGGGMVIIPAGKWLTGSIHLKSNVNLHLKEGAELHFSENPNDYLPVVLTRWAGLEVYNYAALIYANGCENIAITGPGKLFGHGESWWHWKKRGEYTAKFVYENQVLKDVPTEKRRYGTPTAGLRPQFINPVNCKNVLFEGFTIAQPGPFWTFDITYCENVIVRGLKIDTYGGKNTDGININSTKNALVEYCRINSGDDCVALKSGINEDGWRLGLPTENVVIRKIEGLKAHGGIVIGSDMSGDVRNIYAHDCKFIGTDKVIRLKSNSSRGGVVENIWYENIEMENINGEAIIINTNYGAYMASEKGIAYPVFRDIKFKNITCNSADIALNMMGTKLSPVENITLENIKIKAETGMKFTWVNWIEFNKVKITPQHGDAISFTNCKNISASSTKMPDIKTNNVNEENFISDIDITGKIKNENPDYQNIFYSSGKDGLTGEYFNNKNLEGKPVLIKVDKQINFNWEYGSPANGVNKDRFSARWSGQLKSPDSGEYEIGMKSDNGFRLFLNNKLVIDAWSSHEAGSYKGKVVRLNKDKLYDIKIEFFENVGTCSVIFGLEKYEVKPEIPPVYLETDVNKLISIQSENDALQLRNNLIKLVFGNNELPLDKLPYKVEEDYSDPEYNDIKSLKVINKITVKMDYELESVIYHFNPKSKKNKVVLYHQGHRGDFINGKSVIKEFLDNGYSVVAFAMPLIGMNNKPYVTIPKLGKIHLTQHEHFKFLEPENGHSVKYFIEPVITTINNLENRYNYDNVIMTGISGGAWTTTIAAAIDSRIKISFPVAGSYPMYLRSNSDKDSGDWEQSIPDLLQTANYLELYVLGAYGDNRKQVQVVNKYDACCFGGTKWKTYYHEVFNRVKELNKGKWDLWLDDTHKEHKISEYILQNILSELENNIK